Proteins encoded in a region of the Triplophysa dalaica isolate WHDGS20190420 chromosome 10, ASM1584641v1, whole genome shotgun sequence genome:
- the vasna gene encoding vasorin a — protein sequence MPDTTMRVLCFLSHLILLQLLCGSLSSGCPQICTCNPNNYILCVQRNLVYMPRGLPSSTKDLYLFQNNINTLKKQDFIELEQLVMLDLSQNILSEIPDGVFKSLSSLKNLDLSSNRITHISKDCFKGLLNLERLYLYNNQIRSIHPAAFEGLENLLELKLQGNEISVLPALRLPRLLHLDLSYNSIPPPRLDDLQTPHLESLKVAGLGLVSLDEGLLKSLVNLHVLDVSQNKLQEIQPTLKAMAGLRNLNLSGNPLGSLKREDFKNLVYLSELDLSSLNLHGFPDRFFNLFPRLEQLTVAENPFNCICPLAWLPAWLKDAKVQLLRTKDTRCHFPPINSGKELAMLEHKDFGCPTTTIELISAGTSSTTNKPTDPTTPSGTTHAIPPPPPSKMPFIDSDSLLPSHTTASPSRIIEEPEEEEQEELMCPSSICLNGGTCKFDSYGQFICLCPPHTLGHYCEVQNEARPPPSSPRISIEAIATVQPKTISSHHVTSTSITLDLHRYIETRPQIRGVRLTYRNLSGPDQRPLSLNVPASYPEYTLRGLQSNSTYSVCASPLGEPIHSSIDACVEVRTANTPPPSHEPSVDKTEPSSSLIPIVVAVAVVMVAGIVAAVVVIRRRKRSKAPIEMGLHETSPLELEGVKANPENGVTHSKQPDITPCPSLTLNSLEYDALLIQGQCPANNNLGCNKPSYV from the coding sequence ATGCCAGACACGACGATGCGGGTCCTGTGTTTCCTGTCCCATCTCATTTTGTTGCAGTTACTGTGTGGGTCTCTGAGCAGCGGATGTCCTCAGATATGCACGTGCAACCCCAATAACTACATCTTATGCGTCCAGCGGAACTTGGTCTACATGCCTCGTGGTCTCCCCTCCTCCACGAAGGACCTCTATTTGTTTCAGAACAACATCAACACCTTGAAAAAGCAGGATTTCATAGAGCTTGAGCAGCTAGTAATGCTGGACCTGAGTCAGAATATCCTCAGTGAAATCCCTGATGGGGTTTTCAAATCACTGTCTTCCTTAAAAAACCTGGATCTCTCCTCAAACCGCATCACCCATATTTCCAAAGACTGTTTTAAGGGGCTGCTTAACTTGGAAAGGCTGTATCTCTACAACAACCAAATTCGGAGTATTCACCCAGCTGCTTTTGAGGGATTGGAGAACCTACTGGAGCTAAAGCTTCAGGGCAATGAAATTAGTGTGTTGCCAGCTCTTCGACTGCCTAGACTGCTCCACCTGGACCTTAGTTATAACAGTATCCCACCGCCACGACTTGATGATCTACAGACCCCGCACCTTGAGTCCCTTAAAGTAGCTGGATTGGGTCTGGTCAGTCTGGATGAGGGACTGCTTAAAAGTCTGGTGAACCTACATGTTCTGGATGTCTCTCAGAACAAGCTTCAGGAGATACAACCTACACTGAAGGCAATGGCAGGCTTACGAAACCTCAATTTATCCGGTAACCCTTTGGGTTCCCTTAAACGAGAGGACTTCAAAAATCTGGTTTATCTGTCAGAACTTGACTTGAGCAGTCTTAACTTGCATGGTTTCCCCGACAGATTCTTCAACCTTTTCCCCAGACTCGAGCAACTAACCGTAGCTGAGAACCCCTTTAACTGCATCTGTCCTCTGGCTTGGTTACCTGCATGGCTGAAGGATGCAAAAGTTCAGTTGTTGAGGACTAAGGATACTCGTTGCCACTTTCCTCCAATAAATTCAGGCAAGGAATTGGCAATGCTGGAGCATAAAGATTTTGGCTGTCCCACAACGACTATTGAATTAATAAGTGCAGGGACAAGCAGTACCACAAACAAGCCAACAGACCCTACTACACCATCAGGTACAACGCATGCCATTCCCCCTCCACCACCAAGTAAGATGCCTTTTATAGACAGCGACAGCCTCCTTCCCTCTCATACCACTGCCTCCCCCAGCAGAATCATAGAGGAGCCTGAGGAAGAAGAACAAGAAGAGCTTATGTGCCCTTCCAGTATTTGTCTTAATGGTGGAACATGCAAATTTGACTCATATGGACAATTTATTTGCCTGTGTCCACCTCACACATTAGGACACTACTGTGAGGTTCAAAACGAGGCTCGACCTCCTCCATCTTCCCCAAGAATTTCCATCGAAGCCATTGCAACAGTTCAGCCCAAAACAATCAGCTCCCATCATGTAACCAGCACTTCCATTACACTAGACCTTCACCGCTACATCGAGACACGGCCACAAATCCGTGGTGTTCGTCTGACTTATAGGAACTTGTCCGGCCCTGACCAGAGGCCGCTGTCGCTAAATGTGCCTGCATCCTACCCTGAGTACACACTCAGAGGGCTTCAGTCCAATAGCACTTATTCTGTATGTGCTAGCCCACTGGGTGAACCTATCCATTCTTCCATTGATGCCTGCGTGGAGGTTCGCACAGCAAATACACCGCCACCCTCCCATGAACCCAGCGTTGACAAGACTGAACCGTCATCCTCTCTCATACCCATCGTGGTAGCCGTTGCGGTGGTGATGGTTGCAGGTATTGTAGCCGCTGTGGTGGTCATCCGTCGCAGGAAGAGATCCAAGGCTCCTATAGAAATGGGTTTACATGAGACCTCCCCTCTGGAGTTGGAGGGAGTCAAAGCCAATCCAGAGAATGGGGTGACGCATTCAAAACAACCCGACATTACACCCTGCCCATCTTTAACTCTCAACAGCTTAGAATACGATGCACTGTTAATACAAGGACAGTGTCCAGCCAACAACAATTTAGGCTGCAATAAACCCTCTTATGTGTAA